The region CCACGGGACTGGCCGCAGCCGATCGACTGCCATTGCTGTCCTGCTGCTTACTGCTCACCTGCTCCAGTAGCTCACTATCCGGATGGCCGGACTGGTCGGCAGGATCGGCTCGGTGTACCGGTGATCCACCGCGAGAtcctcggtgatgatgatcctctAGGTCAAGGTGCTTGGAGGAGTTGGATTtggcatcgtcagcatcaccacaatcaccgtccccgtccccgtcacCCTCGTCATCGCTCGGAGTATCCGGACCGAGATGATGACCCGACGGACCGACGACACCGGTTGGCACGTTGTTGGCGGCTGCAacggcggccgctgctgccgcggccATTGCCGCCGCGAACCGTTGCTGTACCGATGGCACCCCATCCGGTGGCtgcagcacacagacaccgttAATGATGGCATCGGCCGCTTCCGTTCCCGGTTTACCGGCACCGAGCGGAGGAATGTTCTTGCCACTCTTGTCCCCTTGACCTTCCTGCCAATCCGGATTGACCCACTGCGGGGCGGCCGGTTTACGGCGACTGATCCGCGACATCGCTTGCAGACTGGCGAGGGAAAGCGGCGTTCCAggagcaccgccaccaccaccaccgctcttgAAGTCATGCTCATCCTGATCGTGAACCGATCCTCGCTTGCTACCATCCATCGACTCCGAGTCACTCATATGGCTACCACCTTCCTCGTCGTGATCGGCATCCTCCTCATAATCGTCATCCCCTTCACGCTTCAGATTCGACGGCATCGAAAGGTCCAACCCGGACATCTGCTCACTGACGGCTTTGTTGAGTGCCGCTAGATCAGCTTCGCCCGGCAAAAAGCCAGCCCGTCCCGCGATCAACGCGGCCAAGTTGGTGGGattggcagcggcagcggccgcagcaaaGTAAGGCGGATACGGGAGCGGCATACCGGACAGTCCTAACCGTTCCTTTTGCAGCTCCATCAACCGTTGGCTCAACAACACCCGGAACTGTACCGGATCGAACGGTGCACCGGATTGGTTTTCGCGCGATGGAATCGGTTCCGAGGGTTGCCCGTGTGGGACCTGTTGCTTCAACCGCATCCGATGGTTGTGGAACcagttggtgatggtgcgcgTCGAAAGGCCAAGCTCACCGGCCAGAAACTCGATCGTCTGCACATTCGGGTACGGATCGAGAGCGAACGCTAGTCGGAGTGCTTCCTTCTGTTCCTCGGAGAACAGGACACGTTGTTTCTTGTTGGGTGGGGCCGCTGATGCtcccgaaccgaccgaacccGGACCGGGGGAGTTGGAGTGATAGAACTCCGACGTGTCGTTGCTGCTCGTGTCGGAACTGTTGTCCTGCGCTCCACCGGGACCGGTCGATCGTCGACGCTTGCTAGCCTCACGCCGTTCGTTCTTTAGCGTCTGCAACCGTTCAACGTTGTTGGCATCGGAAAGCCAAAGTTGCATCCGGATGAACGGTTCACGGCCCTTGATGCTGAGCATGTGCCAGGGTTTCGGTTTGGAGAGCAACTCCGAGACGGAACCCTGCGAGAGACCAAGCACGGCCTCGCCGAAGATCTTCTGGCCGATGTTGTTGGCCAGCAGTGCCTCTTTGATTTTGGTGGTGATGACCTGCGTGTCGAGATCTTGCGTCAACGCCGCCATCTCGTAGACCGTCGGTGAAATGTGTTGATGCATTGAGCCGCGCATCGAGTTGAGCCCGGGCACCGGTGGTCCTGCTGCGCTCAccggtcgctcgttcgttggtgCTCCCGGTGGCCCAGGAGTTGGATGTTGTTCTCGGTGCTGCGGACCTGGGGAGTGGATCGGCATCATGATACCTTGCTGTTTCTTATCCGACtgctgaccagcaccagccgttGCTGCGCCACTTTGCAGCGCAATGGCATGCTGTGGTGGAATGCCGGGGGGAGTCAATAGCATCGTCTGCGGGGATGGTTGCTGTGGCCGCTGTGCCCCTCCACCACTCATACcgagtggtgatggttgcGATGTACTCATCGGTTGactgcgttgctgctgttcctgctggacCTGCGCGGcatggtgtgctgctgctgctgctgcagctgcggccgccgctgccgccaattgatgctgatgctgagctgCTGCGGCTTGCTGAGCGGCTTGCTGTGCAGCCTGtggaagctgttgctgcatctgcGAGATCTGCAACTGAAGCAGCGTCTTCTGATCCTGCTGCAACTTGTTGATCGAATCGCTCAGCATCTtcggcatcggtggcatcTGCTTCTGGAGCATCGCGGGAAGCTGTGGCGTGCCGCTGTAGTTGCCGGTACGCATCAGCTTCTCCGGTGCGATCTTGTACTGACTGGCGACTAGCTTGTGCACGGCGTTCTCATCCTCGAGGAACATCTTCATGCGAATGAACGGTTCCCGGCCTTTCTGCGTGAGCATGTGCCATGGTTtcgggcgagcgagcagatCACTGACCGATCCTTGGGAGAGACCAAGCACCGATTCACCAAACAACCGTTGACTGATGGAGTACTGCGAGAGGGACTCTTTGACGCGCCGTACAATGTCCTCGGTGTTGAGGTTGTTGTAGAGGTCAAACTGTTGCTGGGTGATTGGTGGCAGGATGGCTTTCAGTGGACGCTGTTGGGTGGTGTGATGCGGTGTGACGGGTGGTTGCGTGATGAGCGAGTTCGTGATCGATGCCATCCGCTGGAGAGGGCTAGCGGACACGAAATCATCCGTCGGTCCGGCAATCGTCGGTGGCAGGATGCTGTTACTGATGGGGCTCGGTGCGGACgaggtcgttgtcgtcggcgTGCACAATCCGGACGCTTCCGAGGGCTTTGGTTTGACGAGACTGAACGCGCTGTGCTTCAGACTATCGTCCAGCTCTTTCTGGCTCATATCTGCATCGGATTCCGTGTCGGAGATGGTGCCGTTCAGCTTCACCGAACCGCCGCTACTCGATTGCTTCTCCTTTGGCAGCGAAAGGTCCTGGGCGGAACCACCGTTCAGCCCGGTTACCCCGGGTTGCTGTGCCGCTCCAGCCGCCTgctgtgatgatggttgctgtgATGATGGAGTCGAtgactgtggtggtggtgctggcgatgattGCTGCGATGGCGAttggtgatgttgctgttgctgctgctgctgctgctgctgctggtactgatgCTGAAGGGCAAGGAAGCTCGGAAGGTTGGACATGTTCGGTAAGCTGGGAATGCCGGCCGTTGCGTTCTGTTGCAGCTTGGCCAGCTCCCGGTGGTACGCTTCGAGCGCCATCCGGATGTTGTCATCGGCCAGACGATCCATCGGGGGCATACCACCGCCGCTGAGAATGTGAGGAAAGAGCAGACtgatcggtggtgatcggtggtgatcggttagagaacgaaaggaacaacagcagaagaCCGGGGACTACTTACTTTGGAAACTCGCGCGGACTGCGCATCAGCTTGGAGAACTCCTCCTGGTAGATCTTGGAGATCTTGTCCTGTGGCatatcgtcgttgtcgtatTTCTTGGGCCCGCGACCGATCgcactgctgccactgccactgcgcCCACTGAGATAGTCTTTGGAGAAGGGCGAATGGACGTCGCGCCCGTGCGGTGACTTGGAGTCGTTGTCGCTGTGCTGCGTCGAATCGTCGAGTCCGCTtaggtgcagctgctgcagttgctgctgttgcaactgcATTTGCTCGCGcatatgctgctgatggtgtgcctgttgctgttgttgctgttgtaccGATGCTTGATCACCATTGGGACCACGCTTCATCATCGAGGCCTCGGAGAGTATGTGATGGATCCGGTCATCGCTGAGATCCCCTTCTGGTCGACCGTACGATGGCATTCCGGGCTCTGCACCTGCAATTAGTATACATCTGTCATATCAACCAGCGACAATGGGGCACCAGCTAGCCATTGCGGCCAGACCCAGTGCAGTGGAAAGGGACGGGTTCGAGAAGATGGGCGTCATCGAACAGCCCACGGCTACAAGTCTTCGCTCCGCACCATATCGCGACGACCATCGcgcataaaacatcattactCGCCCCTCCCGGGCGCACAGGGAATCTACATTTTATGCGAGCATCAACGCGGACAGCAGAAAAGGGCCGGACAGACAGAAGGACTCGAAGGCCACAAGCAGCCACAGCACAAGCAAATGCGCAATGGGCGTGGGGCCTTGAAGGAATCAaatcatcgccgccgccgccgccgctgctgctgttgccggggTGTCCCTCGAAGGCATCTCGCTGGCCGTGGTCCCTCTATCGTCGTCTCAATCTATatctttgcttctcttctcttcgttcTTCATTCGTGGCCGCGGCTTTTTTGTTTATAAATTTTATATCAAATGACGAACCGAGGGAGAGGgggaacgaaagagagaacgcAGCGATCCAATGCACCGATTGGACCCCGATGGATCAGCCCCATCAACGGGCGATCCTCGGTCAGTTCCTTTTGCTTCCACGCAGACACGATGAGAAGTGCAAGATTGAAGCAAAACGCCACGGAATGAAGAAAGACCACTCCGTGTCCGTTGTGTCCGGAACTAATTGGTATTTTAATCGCGACCATAATGGGGTGACCACTTCCCTTCTTTTGCGAAACTGCATctcttgttgttggttggtggttttatattgatttttatcaatcgctcgcacgctctcgATGAGATCGGCGCCATTTTGCGCCAAGTTCTGACCAGCCACGAAACGCGACGATCCAACGGGGAGTGCGTGTGGGTTGGAAGTCACTGGCAGAGGTCAGTCAGGATGGTGTtattttcgtcgtcgtcgtcgtcgtggtcgtgcgTGACCACtaataacaacagcaacccGTAGTATACCAGGGATCAGTGGTCTCGCGGTGGTCGTTTGCGAGGAGAGTGGATCATAAAAGTGGATTCCTATAAATCACCGAGCGCCGTAAAAAGTCGATTTCGTTGCGAAAACGGTTTTGTCTTACTCGTGAGGTTCTCCTCCGCTTCACTTcacctcttcatcatcatcatcatcatcatcatcatgcgcctCATCGAGAATGAGGCAGAGATCGGGTTCGTGAACGCGCGAGCCATCATCTTAACGATCTTCTCCTCGTTCGCTCTGTCCTCCCATATGTCCCTCATCGTGTGTCCTTGATCGAGGAGGTTCCACGAACCATCCCGGCAAACGGCGTCGACGAATTTCGGGATCTCTTtggagacagacagaccgagcTGTGCGAGGAAGCGGTTCGAGGAATCAATCAGACGCCCCCAGGAGGTGCCTATTGCCACCATCAAATTAGTCATTAGCGCACGcaagacagtgagagagagcaagagagtaAGAGTGTAATTGGCCAGCACGGCAGTGGCACGCAAATCGTGGTCCCCGTTGCCGTGGTCTGTCATTAAACGGAAGCTCCAAtggcgccaccaccgaaaaccggaaGATGTCATTTTCTCCGGGGACTGCCGCTTTTCTCGGAAGCCAagtgtgtttgattgattatgaATTCGTCggacaaacaaaccgaaacgcgATGGAAGGGATGGCAaacaattggaaaaaaaagaaactcctcGGAGAAGCGTAGCGCGAAGAGCCATTTTGATTATGATTCACCCCGCGTTCTTATCCccgcttttttgtgttccgaTTCAACCTCTTCTTCAACTTGTTCCTCCCCGAAATTCCCTCGGGCACTGACGCGTACACTAATCATTCGAATGAGAGAGGGGTTGATGCTGCGATGGATGCGATTCCGGATCGGGAGAACGAAAGACAACAACAGgcagccgaagcagcagcagatccatTCGATATTAATATGGCAAATGGTGAAGGCCTTCGGGCCATTCATTATTTGATTTCCATCTGTTTCGGGGTCGTACAGAAAAATGAAGTGAGTTCGCTGGCAAAGGGAAGTAATTATGAAATGCGCTCGAAACTCGGGGGTTCAATGATGCTCGCGATGCACCGCGGCCACGTGTCTTTCGCGAAGGTAAGCGCACCAGGATGCAGTCTTATTAGCGAGAATTTGCGCTGGAAAGCTGTTTTCATTTGGCggaaaaccagcagcaacagcaccgtggAACCGTGAACGATGACAGCCAATTGAGGGTTGGCGCTTAATGATGCGTTCCGTAGGGGAGGGGGCGATGGGATGCTGCTCTCCAGTTCGTTCGCCTGTTCCGGACCACTAGCGCTAGCAGTAGTGCAACGCATCGTACGCATCACGGGGATTGATATTTatacattttgcattttacaaGCCCTCGCCCTCGTGGCCCCCCCTTGTGCACCACATGATGCAGTGCTCGGAATGATTCCGAATTGACACTTCATTAAGTTTTACAACGGAGCACTACGGAGCACTACGGAGCACTACTCCACATTCAGGCATCTcccgatctctctctctctcggtgtcaCATTATTactaaattatttttattaccaGATCCTGGCGCTGAGCGCACAGCTGCTTCTGGCTGCAATAAAATCTGCGTCCAAATCACCCCCCTCAAACGATGACGAGCACGACGAGGaccgctggatgatgatgattacgatgatgatccCCCACGGCAGACGAGGtgatgaaatgatttgaaattttgtaaTAATTAAAAGCGATTTGCTGCCGCTGTGCAGTGCAGCGCGCCAGGACACATTCCTCTTCTGCTGATGATGTCCAACCCGATGATCGCTtatgcctgtatgtgtgcaaatGAGGCGTGTGCGATGTGGCGTTTGTGTCGCCGGTAATTAATGCAAACTGCAAACGGAACGCCTAGTCGCTCGCGTTCAATTTGCCCCCGTCCTCTTCTATTTCTAATTTACTTTTGCGGCACCGGAGAACCGACGAAAGGCGAAAGTGGCACCTCTAATCCATCCAATTTAACGCCCATCCGGAACTGATCCATCCCACTGAGTTGAGCAGAGCGGAGGAGGAATTTcgggaaaaaagaagagaaatacCAGCGCAAGTTCACGATAATTGAATAACTAATACCCTCCACGCCGGGCGctaataaaaataatcttcCACAGAACCCACGAGCCACGAGGGCCAGCATTCCGCGGGAAGATCCTTTGTCGAGTGGTGGGGTGATGGGGCTGGATAATTTATGCAGCCACCCCCCGGGATCGATCGCAGAACGTgcccagagagcgagagagcacacAATCGTGTTCAGTTCATCGAGGAAaggtttttccgttttacaAGCccaaggagaagaaggtcgattgtgtgttcggtggtgggcttcctcccaaaaaagacACTCCCCAGTAGCTAATTAATTCACTTTTTCGGAAGCGATGCCGATGTCGATCGGATGAATTCATCGTCGACAAGGAGGAGGGTTGTTAtcgcgtggtggcgcgtgaaTTGATACGGTTGTTTCGATGCAAAGTGCCTAAATGCAGCAGCCAGGTCCACGTTGAAGgccactaccactaccgcGCGGTCTTCTGTTCCCCCTCTGTTCCACGACAAGCCATAAATAAATATGGATTCTTATAAAGAGATCCTGTTCACCTGCAACATCACGGGGAAGAGGGTGCCGATTACGTTCACCGCGTTTGGTGGCGTCGCTGCCCGGAATTGAAACCGATTCTCCATCGAATTTCTTGTGTCTTCGCCCTTCTGGTGGCATTCCTTCCGTTTATACTCCACAACATCCTTGctcgcgaaaaaagggaatattattattaatctCGTTCCAAAAAACACCCCGTGGATGGGAGAGTGCGGTCTAATCTACATGTCAGTTGTTTattaccttccttccttctcgtctCCCCCTTCCTGGCACGCGTCCTCACGAAAGTAGAAGGAGGATCACGACACCGCGGTCGCTATAAAACATTCGCGCACTCACGCGGACGCACGGTTATTTATTTCGTATTTATACGCATAGGCCGGAGTGGTGGCCACGCGGAGGGGTGCCCTACAGTGCCGTCTTCTCCTGTCGTCGCGAAGGGGCGCAAACGCCGCAGTGGAAGGAGGTCACGAAATTGACGAAATTGTCACCGTTTCGGGGCTCGCGgggtttttgatgaaatattttcaatatttcgGAGCCGTCGCCCTcctttatttgattttcgcACAGCTCTACAGCAAGAGGCTGGAGGGTTGGCGGTTTATTGAAGTGTAAACAGAGGGTCGTCGTATCCTGCTTTccgatgccagccagccagccagccagccagggcgGGACGCCGTGATTGATAAATGTCATGTAATCAATTATCGTTAAGGAGCTGCGACTAGAAGACATCGTTTGATctcgtttgtgtgcgttcgcTCCCATCTGAAGACAGGTCTCACCGAACCATGATTCGTGATTTATGGCCACGAAGAGACACCGAGAGAGCCAGCACGGGGTCGACCGATGGTcgatgatttttcgattttaattaCTGCGTGACGCACCGTGGCGCGCGCtttctcgctcgatcgatcgtatgCGTGCGGGCGCCCTGCGGTCCATGTGTGTCATCGAAATGTTATtaacccctttccccccctggtcttctcttccctctccTTCAGCCTCTTGTGAAGCTGAAAATCGAATTTATAAATACGTCgcgaataattaattaatgccAGTGGCGCGGCCTgcttggcgtcgtcgtcgtcgtcgcgtggtgcgtgcgcataggaaaacaaagaaatgtCACCGCGCGATCACGATGCGACCGACAACGCATCTCCGGCGTTCGCGTCTGCGTTGCAGCTGTGCACCGGGAACCCCTTGCCCTCTTCCCGTGCTCCTTTCGTGACAATATATTTATAATATTAGTTTATTGGGCGCGAGGTGGCCAATTTAAAGTCGCTTTCCTGTTCGCGAGCTCACGCTAACGGTGCACGTGGCACGGTGgcgaatcaaatcaaaaaccacggggggaggggatagGACGCCAGGGCCATGGTCTAGGGAACCCGTTGCAACATTACATTGAAATCTATAGTGTGTAAAGTTTGTATCAATGTTATAAATAACCCATTTTCTGCTtgtctgcttgcttgcttgtcgcgactagctgctgctgctgctgctgctgtcgtctgTCGCAGTCATCGCAGGGTGGTACGGTGCGATGtctcgtgtgtttgtgtctgtttgccGTCACGAATCACTGCGCCgtgtgccatcgtcgtcgtcgttgtcgttgtcgagcGACGAGACTAGGGACGAGAAGGACTACAACAGCGGAGGGGCCTCATTGTGGTCACATTCCACGACATTTCCTTCGGTTCCTTTTCGGCCCGAGGAGTCAACACTGCCACCAGATCAAAGATTAAGAATGtctcctctgtctctctccctctctttctctctctgtgccagATTGTGCTTAATTAGAATTCGCGTGTGACCCCCTCCGTGACCTGACAATGTTCTTGTTGGCCTTCTGCTTTTCGATTTATTGACGGCACCGCGCCGCGGTGTGGATGCTCCCAATTAGGCATTTTCCGAAAGCGGAAAGGACACTCGCTCCCCTCGCTGGTTGATCGTTGGATTCCGTTGCTTGACATCGTAAAGCTGGCCACTGTCGTTATCTACCGGTTTGCGGAGTGAGGCGTGAGGGGGTCTGTGgcctttttaaaataataaatggaaatgaaatatggTCCACGGCGAGAAAGTGGCCACATCCTTTGTTCTctctgtatgtatgtgttgCATGTCCGTGCGCAATACTctttctgcctctctctctctctctctcgcttgaaAAGGACACTAATCACATCGATACCTGGTGGCCGCCGAGTGTGAAAGCTTTCCGAAGACAGCGCAAGTCTGCGCTGTCTCGGAATCGAGGTCACAAATCGCTTCCCTCCGCGGGGCGGCTTTTGCTAATTAgatattgtttgcttttgacGTGTAGTGGCGGCTGCTAGAGCCTCTGGCCGTGATTGGATGATTAATGCCACTCAAGCACGACGACCACACaggccgttgttgttgttgtcctgtTTGAATGAGGACCCCCTCATCGTCCAATCGAACGAAAGACGAGAAGTCAAGTGGCGACCGATGGCCGCGGCCACAAACAGCGAACGGAAACCGAGCCGACAGGAATCGCTCCGCTGTACTGCAGTGCCATAAAGCATAATTACATCCAGAGACCATCGGCCCTCCAGGATATCGATAGTTGTAAATCATAAGACCcacggccgaccgaccgaccacaggggagtttttttttgttgtatttccTCTCCTCATACGTGGACGTACATTCCGTGAAAAAGGGAATAAATTTCCCGACCCCATAATGAGTGtaataaacaaattaataaCCGAGGAACTAGAGGGGAGGTCAGTGTGGGTAGTGCACTGGCCGCTCCGTTGTTGGCATTAATATGCAAATTGTTGGGACCCACTAGTGCCCAGGGggttcctggtgctgctgctgcaaaaagCGATCGCAATCGTTCAGGACCTCCAGCAGGGTGGCTCGCTTGTTTCTGCTGACATTTGCTCAAACCGGAAACAGCAGCGCGCTGGTCGAGCGTTTCTGCTGACGTTGGCCAAAGGAACTTGCTGCTTCCGGAGCGGAATCGAACGGAAGATTTAAAACCTTTCCTCGTGGAGCAAGTTCTCCGCGTGGGTTTGTGCAGGTGGAAatgaaagtttttaattagTTGCCATCCCCCCCCGGAAAGGCCGGAAAGGGTCTTGAAGGGGGGGTttcttgtgaaaaaaaaaactttctttGCGATATTTTAGCAACGAAAGTTGCAGCTGGTGCACGCGCGTGTGATGCAAGTAAAGAGCACACACTCGGGAAAATACCAAAAGcgatttcatttaattaattaaaatacttagtaccggtgccggtggtcctAGGAAAGTGTCGCACGCTAATTCGCGATACCGAGATTACCGAGCGGCGAACGATCCCTCGCTCGATCTCGTGGCGCATGAGAataattaaacattaattaatacATTCCTGGCTCACGCCCCTTGGCGGCTGACTAAGTGAGCACTAAGTCCGCGGCGTTGCGCttagtcgtcgtcgacggcgtTCGCTATATTTAAGCGCATCGACGACATCCTGGCATCCGCATCGTGCGCCTCCTCTAATCTCTAATCTTCGAACCATCTTCccagtgtgtgtgcggggcaataaaatgaaatatcttttcccttcccttttatTTACTGCCACCCATGGCCCATCATAGATTGCGACACACtaaatccttcttcttcctacCGCGTCTTCTCGGAGTGGCAGGTGGCCAAATCCGTGATCCACCTTCGAACGGGAATTGTTGGTCTGTTGTGAAAGCCGCTGGtcaccgatggccgatgtGACATTTGGATCTaaagtgtgtgcctgtgtggtgGCCAAATCGAGGGCAACAATGATGATGTTTCGCATTTGCCACTGCTTGGCACTGTGCTGCCTGCGCGGTCTTGGCGTGCCCTAGTCGCATTATCGATTTCCCGAAGGGGCGGTGGCGAAGGAACCCGTGAAAGGACGCCGGGCTCTTGACGGGATCGACAGGATTTCGCAacttttcggtggccatcgaCGACGTCTTACGGTTTTTGATGGCCAAGCCGTACTGCTAGACAGCTCAGCAGTCAAAATTGAACACTCTCGCGATTCCTCAATCCATCCGAAGAATTGAGGTTGTCGAGGAACTCAAActcgaaaatcaatcaaagggCAAAGAGGGAGACCAGAACTGCCTGTGACTTGTTAAAAACTATTTTTGATTTCCCGAACAACCAAGCGTGAACAACAATCAAACGCGGGctcccgcgcgcgcgcgcgatttcGAATTGTAATCGATCGTGACGTGACCTCtcggttcttctttttttcttcatcgatTTATGGCCCTCTCCCTTGGGGTTTCTTGGGCGTCGCTCTGTATTTTGCGCACAGTTGAGGCGGCAGGTCCCACACAATGCGCGCACCGtgcgtggtggtttttggtgattaTTTGTggatttaaaatgtttaaaaataggCCAGATCGTTAACGTGGCGTGGACGCCGGTGATGGCCACCAAATgcgatggttttttggggcaacCAACTCACTGCCGGCCGCGGCTCTTTTGCTGACAATAATACAGATAGGCATAATCaattattttcccattttcttgCAATCCTGCACCACTGGCCTCGACGggagcgcgtgtgtgccgttgatcaataaattataaaaacaATGTTTACAGCGAGGACGAGACCACAAGCACCGAAGCAGTTGTTGTGCCGCAGTCCGGGCGACCGATTAACGATGGTTGGGGCCGCGGTGAGTTTGCTTTTCATCTTTGTGCGCCCCCGAGGGGACATTTTAGACCGCTAATGCCTTcacaccaccggaccggacccgtGATCGTAACTCACGCGGTAGATCACGGATGATCGCAAAAGGATCGCACCGCGCGTCCGCTTTTATAtcacgtcgtcatcgtggtcgtggtcgttccCGTTCCAGtcactttcgttttcattatTTACAATAATTAGCCACAACAGCGACGGGTGTGCTAGCGTCGtggtctgctgctggcacgAGAACTGCGGGACCCACGCATCCGCCAGAGGAGATAGATCCCGAAGGGTATAGACCTATGGTCCTtggattcttcttcttttcggtcGCCAGTTGCCAGCACAATTGCCTCActaacgatggtggtgttaCGGAAGATTTAATTCTGGTTGCAGCAGggcagcaaacgaacaaatttcatttcatgcgcgctgcactgcactgcccTTTTGCAACAAATGCATTTGCATCCCCGGgacccaaaaagggaaacggaacttttgtgtaaaaatttaTCCAAAAATTACTGCCAAAAAATCAAAGGATTTCGAGCAAACCATTTTCGGGGGACCAGCGAACGAGTACCAATCCAATAAAAATCCCGATTTCGATTGCAAACTCATTGAGCCGCAAAATCCGTTTGATCACCGATCCGGTTAATTCGGGGCGAATTTTTCGggaaatttttaataatttacgTAGCcattttcgctctcttttcgGGAGGGGGAATCAAGTGCTCTTCGCATTCTGTTGTGCACGCAAAAACGGAAAGGGATGCACATTATCTGGAAGGCAGCACACATATCGCACGAGATGAGGGTTGTGACAGGTTGACCTCTCACCGGACAACAACGCCAGACATTAGGAGTGTCGTCCACTGACGCTGACTGGACACGTTGGCACAAAGTTGTTCCTGGCGACAGGATGACACCAGCCAACGTCCTCAAAAGAGAAAGGATGAGCAGCGACCGTTTAACCAGTTCCGCCCGCTCGTTGCTTAGTTGATCCTTGACCTCCTCCGAGTATGCAACAGTATGCCTCTGCAGCCGTTCAAATGACCGTGCTCTCGTGCACGGAGGACCGTGTATTCGCTTCGAAAGAATAACTTTTATTTACTGGGACCACACACTCCCCCCTAAACGGCTGCCTCAGGAAGGGGTGCGAGAAGATGTCTTCATTTTGGCTTCAGGAAGGATTcgagaccgagcgagcgagcgggcgtgTGTCGAAAGTTTACGATAAATAGTCGCAAATCCATATTCCCTCCGCCTCCAGGTCCGGGGCGGGTTTTTTGGTTTAGATTTTTCCGGCAATTACCAGTCCCaactctttcctttttctgggGTGGTCTAGCATCGAAAGGGGGATCGGTGTCTGGTCTGTGCACATCTTCATTGCGACCAGCCCCCCCCTGCGCCATCTTATCGTTTGCAATTAATTTTGCATTATCGAGAGATAAATCGCAAAAGGATCGAGGACCG is a window of Anopheles aquasalis chromosome 2, idAnoAquaMG_Q_19, whole genome shotgun sequence DNA encoding:
- the LOC126581340 gene encoding homeobox protein cut isoform X3, with the protein product MPSQPMPNDPVASAMSSFLPPPLQNVEQFGSFLGEELVSSWRRGVAELPPPPPGLAAAAAAAAVAAARNPALLMNHHHVVVASSPTDLGPASLGHQHQHQHHHHHLQQQQQQQQQHQQLHQHTSPEDKASSQHDNSSSAASTPILRDDGVSSRHDEHMNGGGLTPMSISKSPLEDNNNTLSALGRMDGAAANLIPGLPFQFQERGHFRFADSDLQMPPGSMVGRLGDSLIPKGDPMEAKLQEMLRYNMDKYANQNLDTLHISRRVRELLSVHNIGQRLFAKYVLGLSQGTVSELLSKPKPWDKLTEKGRDSYRKMHAWACDENAIMLLKSLIPKKGAEPGMPSYGRPEGDLSDDRIHHILSEASMMKRGPNGDQASVQQQQQQQAHHQQHMREQMQLQQQQLQQLHLSGLDDSTQHSDNDSKSPHGRDVHSPFSKDYLSGRSGSGSSAIGRGPKKYDNDDMPQDKISKIYQEEFSKLMRSPREFPNGGGMPPMDRLADDNIRMALEAYHRELAKLQQNATAGIPSLPNMSNLPSFLALQHQYQQQQQQQQQQQHHQSPSQQSSPAPPPQSSTPSSQQPSSQQAAGAAQQPGVTGLNGGSAQDLSLPKEKQSSSGGSVKLNGTISDTESDADMSQKELDDSLKHSAFSLVKPKPSEASGLCTPTTTTSSAPSPISNSILPPTIAGPTDDFVSASPLQRMASITNSLITQPPVTPHHTTQQRPLKAILPPITQQQFDLYNNLNTEDIVRRVKESLSQYSISQRLFGESVLGLSQGSVSDLLARPKPWHMLTQKGREPFIRMKMFLEDENAVHKLVASQYKIAPEKLMRTGNYSGTPQLPAMLQKQMPPMPKMLSDSINKLQQDQKTLLQLQISQMQQQLPQAAQQAAQQAAAAQHQHQLAAAAAAAAAAAAAHHAAQVQQEQQQRSQPMSTSQPSPLGMSGGGAQRPQQPSPQTMLLTPPGIPPQHAIALQSGAATAGAGQQSDKKQQGIMMPIHSPGPQHREQHPTPGPPGAPTNERPVSAAGPPVPGLNSMRGSMHQHISPTVYEMAALTQDLDTQVITTKIKEALLANNIGQKIFGEAVLGLSQGSVSELLSKPKPWHMLSIKGREPFIRMQLWLSDANNVERLQTLKNERREASKRRRSTGPGGAQDNSSDTSSNDTSEFYHSNSPGPGSVGSGASAAPPNKKQRVLFSEEQKEALRLAFALDPYPNVQTIEFLAGELGLSTRTITNWFHNHRMRLKQQVPHGQPSEPIPSRENQSGAPFDPVQFRVLLSQRLMELQKERLGLSGMPLPYPPYFAAAAAAANPTNLAALIAGRAGFLPGEADLAALNKAVSEQMSGLDLSMPSNLKREGDDDYEEDADHDEEGGSHMSDSESMDGSKRGSVHDQDEHDFKSGGGGGGAPGTPLSLASLQAMSRISRRKPAAPQWVNPDWQEGQGDKSGKNIPPLGAGKPGTEAADAIINGVCVLQPPDGVPSVQQRFAAAMAAAAAAAVAAANNVPTGVVGPSGHHLGPDTPSDDEGDGDGDGDCGDADDAKSNSSKHLDLEDHHHRGSRGGSPVHRADPADQSGHPDSELLEQVSSKQQDSNGSRSAAASPVASEASQVAVKKEIVEDNGGDRWEY